From Clostridia bacterium, one genomic window encodes:
- the rsgA gene encoding ribosome small subunit-dependent GTPase A, whose amino-acid sequence MPTGTIIKGIGGFYYVKTDEGIYECKARGIFRKENLTPLPGDKVSIVIDKTGSKGSIDEILPRETELVRPAVSNVNQMIVVVAAKSPAPDLVLLDKLLITAELKGISTVICLNKIDLDESKEYLEFMESYKKAGYEVIKSSSKANEGYEELLKILKGKITVFAGQSGVGKSTILNRLMKSSIMQTGDVSQKIERGKHTTRHAELVELSSGGYIVDTPGFSSFELTEIEHIDLELYYPEFSQFINRCRFTGCSHISEPDCLVKQAVDDNIIDRGRYERYITLYNLLKENRLYRGKGNKQQGKCRK is encoded by the coding sequence TTGCCAACAGGTACTATTATAAAAGGAATTGGCGGTTTTTATTATGTTAAGACCGATGAAGGAATATATGAATGTAAAGCAAGGGGAATATTCAGAAAAGAAAATCTGACACCTCTTCCTGGGGATAAAGTTTCTATAGTAATTGATAAAACCGGCAGCAAAGGCAGTATAGATGAAATACTCCCCAGAGAAACCGAGCTGGTGAGACCTGCAGTTTCAAATGTTAACCAGATGATAGTCGTTGTAGCAGCAAAATCTCCGGCTCCTGACCTTGTTTTACTGGATAAGCTCCTTATTACCGCAGAATTGAAGGGCATATCGACAGTTATATGCCTTAATAAGATTGATCTGGATGAAAGCAAGGAATATTTGGAATTTATGGAGTCCTATAAAAAAGCCGGGTACGAGGTAATAAAATCAAGTTCAAAAGCAAATGAAGGATATGAGGAGCTTTTAAAAATCCTCAAAGGTAAAATCACTGTCTTTGCAGGACAGTCAGGTGTGGGAAAATCTACAATTCTTAACAGGCTTATGAAGAGTAGTATCATGCAGACTGGAGATGTCAGCCAGAAAATTGAAAGAGGAAAACATACTACACGTCACGCAGAGCTGGTTGAATTAAGTTCAGGAGGTTATATAGTAGATACTCCTGGATTCAGTTCTTTTGAACTGACTGAGATTGAGCATATAGACCTTGAGCTTTACTACCCTGAGTTTTCTCAGTTTATAAACAGATGCAGATTTACAGGCTGCAGTCACATAAGTGAGCCGGATTGCCTGGTGAAACAGGCAGTTGATGACAATATCATAGATAGGGGAAGATATGAGCGCTACATAACGCTTTATAATCTGCTAAAAGAAAATAGGTTATATAGAGGAAAAGGAAATAAACAACAAGGGAAGTGTCGAAAATGA
- a CDS encoding response regulator produces MSRILVADDSYFAIKNLKQILTKAGHEIVAEVTDGEQACREYRKHKPDLVTIDITMPVMGGLKAIRDIIREFPDAKIVVISASTVGQVVFEALQNGARHYIFKPFYPDEIINVIDKVLKEEHV; encoded by the coding sequence ATGTCACGGATATTAGTGGCTGACGATTCATATTTTGCTATAAAAAATTTAAAACAGATACTGACAAAAGCAGGACATGAAATAGTAGCTGAAGTTACAGATGGTGAACAGGCTTGCAGAGAATACCGTAAGCACAAGCCTGATTTGGTCACTATTGATATTACTATGCCTGTAATGGGTGGTCTTAAGGCTATCAGAGATATTATAAGGGAATTTCCTGATGCAAAAATTGTAGTAATCAGTGCCAGTACAGTAGGGCAGGTTGTATTTGAGGCATTGCAAAACGGTGCAAGACACTACATTTTTAAGCCTTTCTATCCAGATGAGATTATAAATGTAATTGATAAGGTACTGAAGGAAGAACATGTGTAA
- a CDS encoding SpoIIIAH-like family protein — protein MVVFKRKQIVILSLVLMIVVAGYLNYSYKQSSISTSDKDDGKVGEAIYVDNDKGVLEEKKDDKNDGKSSNVAKASKYAEDFFAQAKLDREMTRSKDTDALKEITEDQNASKESKNKAHDQMIKILANSEKEMKIEQIIKGKGFNDSIVLFGDDNSIDIYVKAPSLSAAQIASIADGASRQAKIPMHKIVVKNIF, from the coding sequence ATGGTAGTGTTTAAGAGAAAACAAATTGTGATTTTATCACTCGTACTTATGATAGTTGTTGCCGGTTATCTGAATTATTCCTACAAGCAAAGCAGTATTTCTACTTCCGATAAGGATGACGGAAAAGTCGGAGAAGCAATTTATGTAGATAATGACAAAGGTGTATTGGAAGAAAAGAAAGATGATAAGAATGACGGTAAGTCTTCAAATGTAGCTAAAGCATCCAAATATGCAGAGGACTTTTTTGCACAGGCAAAACTGGACAGGGAAATGACAAGAAGTAAGGATACAGATGCTCTGAAGGAAATTACAGAAGATCAGAATGCCAGTAAGGAATCAAAGAACAAAGCCCATGACCAAATGATAAAGATATTGGCAAATTCCGAAAAAGAAATGAAGATTGAACAAATAATTAAAGGCAAAGGCTTCAATGATTCTATAGTTCTTTTTGGAGATGACAACAGCATAGATATCTACGTAAAAGCGCCAAGTCTTTCAGCAGCTCAAATAGCATCCATTGCAGACGGTGCGTCAAGGCAGGCAAAAATACCTATGCATAAAATTGTAGTAAAAAATATATTTTAA
- a CDS encoding Asp23/Gls24 family envelope stress response protein, which produces MNEMGAIKISEEVVAIIAGIAATEVPGVAGMSGGIAGGIAEMLGRKNLSKGVKVEVGEKEAAIDLYIIAEYGCRIPDVAWDIQEKVKKSVQSMTGLDVVEVNIHIQGVNIEKDHKKEITEENVRVK; this is translated from the coding sequence ATGAATGAAATGGGAGCGATTAAGATATCGGAAGAAGTAGTTGCGATAATCGCTGGAATTGCTGCGACAGAGGTCCCGGGTGTAGCTGGTATGAGCGGAGGTATTGCCGGAGGTATTGCTGAGATGCTCGGTAGGAAAAACCTCTCAAAAGGGGTTAAAGTTGAAGTTGGTGAAAAAGAAGCAGCGATAGATTTATATATAATTGCCGAATACGGATGTAGAATCCCGGACGTTGCGTGGGATATCCAGGAAAAGGTGAAAAAATCGGTTCAGTCCATGACTGGACTTGATGTCGTAGAAGTAAACATACACATACAGGGTGTCAATATTGAAAAGGACCACAAGAAGGAGATTACCGAAGAGAATGTCAGAGTTAAGTAG
- the rpe gene encoding ribulose-phosphate 3-epimerase: MIKIAPSILAADFSKLGEEIKKVEAAGADMIHIDVMDGHFVPNITIGPPVVKSLRNITKLPFDVHLMIEKPDEYIDSFADAGADIITVHAEASRHLNRSVQRIKQRGMKACVALNPGTPLTALDWIISELDMVLIMTVNPGFGGQTYINGMTDKVKELKMLKTRKGLKIDIQVDGGIDLANIYKVTEAGANIIVAGSTVYNAADTYEIIRELKEIAFRKSL, encoded by the coding sequence ATGATAAAAATCGCACCATCAATCCTGGCGGCAGATTTTTCTAAGCTAGGGGAAGAAATAAAGAAAGTGGAAGCTGCCGGGGCAGATATGATACATATAGATGTTATGGATGGACATTTTGTACCAAATATCACTATAGGGCCGCCGGTAGTAAAGTCACTGCGCAACATAACAAAATTGCCTTTTGATGTGCATCTTATGATAGAAAAGCCTGACGAATATATAGACAGCTTTGCTGATGCAGGTGCGGATATAATAACTGTCCATGCGGAAGCCAGCCGTCATTTAAACCGCTCTGTACAACGGATAAAACAAAGGGGAATGAAGGCATGTGTTGCATTGAATCCTGGGACTCCGCTTACAGCTCTGGATTGGATTATAAGCGAGCTGGATATGGTTTTGATTATGACTGTAAATCCAGGGTTTGGCGGGCAAACATATATCAATGGAATGACTGATAAGGTAAAAGAATTAAAGATGCTTAAAACAAGAAAAGGTTTGAAAATAGATATTCAGGTAGATGGCGGAATAGACCTGGCCAATATATATAAAGTTACTGAAGCAGGTGCAAATATTATAGTGGCGGGCTCTACAGTTTATAATGCTGCCGATACTTATGAAATTATTAGGGAACTTAAGGAAATAGCATTTAGAAAGTCTTTATAG
- a CDS encoding stage III sporulation protein AG, with the protein MGFFERVIEKVKDFMGGKIKKRVVENSVIVIIIGIIIVIAGSTLFDGKKDEEPKPIKNEDSSAQEVSKIIDASDSTEIEKRVEKVLSQINGAGKVTVLVTYASGKELVPATDVKKTGNDTAEKDNGGGTRNINQSDFESRLAYEEEQGGSKKPIIIKEILPEVKGVVVVADGASDPRVKDDLSKAVRVLMDVPSHKIQVFERTK; encoded by the coding sequence ATGGGATTTTTTGAAAGAGTTATTGAAAAAGTAAAGGATTTTATGGGTGGGAAGATTAAGAAAAGAGTAGTGGAGAATTCTGTTATAGTGATAATAATTGGCATAATTATTGTGATTGCGGGAAGTACTTTGTTCGACGGAAAAAAAGATGAGGAACCCAAACCCATTAAAAATGAAGATTCTTCAGCGCAGGAAGTAAGTAAGATTATTGATGCAAGTGACAGTACGGAAATAGAAAAAAGGGTTGAAAAGGTATTATCACAGATAAACGGAGCAGGAAAGGTAACTGTACTGGTTACATATGCATCTGGTAAAGAGCTGGTTCCAGCTACTGATGTAAAGAAAACTGGGAATGACACAGCAGAGAAGGACAATGGAGGAGGAACCAGAAATATTAATCAGAGCGATTTTGAAAGCAGACTGGCTTATGAAGAAGAACAGGGCGGCAGCAAAAAGCCAATAATTATCAAGGAAATATTACCTGAGGTCAAGGGAGTGGTTGTTGTAGCGGATGGTGCTTCAGATCCCCGAGTGAAAGATGACTTGAGTAAAGCTGTAAGGGTACTAATGGATGTACCTTCCCATAAAATACAGGTGTTTGAAAGGACAAAGTGA
- a CDS encoding thiamine diphosphokinase: MCNKIGKKMTAVIVCNGCIRDYSYYEKYFSEAEFVIGVDGGAMHLRKFGIQPDLMLGDFDSINEEDMGFFRGIGTEIMTFPAEKDMTDTELALNVAVDRGYKKILIIGGLGTRADHSLSNIFLLKHLHEKNIKGVIVDEHNEIVLIDGKIELRREKNVKVTLIPLSEKVEGVTTKGLYYPLDEATIEMGSTWGVSNEFADDIAEVTIKKGLMLIIKARD; the protein is encoded by the coding sequence ATGTGTAATAAAATAGGAAAAAAGATGACAGCAGTTATAGTATGCAACGGGTGTATCAGGGATTACTCATATTATGAAAAGTACTTTTCTGAAGCAGAATTTGTTATCGGGGTTGACGGAGGAGCTATGCACTTGCGTAAATTCGGTATACAGCCTGATCTTATGCTGGGGGATTTTGATTCCATAAATGAAGAAGATATGGGATTTTTCAGGGGGATCGGAACTGAGATAATGACATTTCCGGCAGAAAAGGACATGACTGATACAGAACTAGCCCTAAATGTAGCTGTTGACAGGGGCTACAAAAAAATACTCATTATCGGCGGATTAGGTACGAGGGCAGATCACTCATTATCCAATATTTTCTTGCTGAAGCATTTGCATGAAAAGAACATTAAAGGTGTTATAGTGGATGAGCATAACGAAATAGTGCTGATAGACGGCAAAATAGAATTAAGAAGAGAGAAAAACGTTAAGGTTACCTTGATTCCATTATCAGAAAAAGTTGAAGGTGTCACTACAAAAGGCTTGTACTACCCCTTAGATGAAGCAACTATTGAAATGGGTTCCACCTGGGGAGTAAGTAATGAATTTGCAGATGATATTGCAGAAGTAACAATTAAAAAAGGTCTGATGCTGATCATAAAAGCAAGAGATTAA
- the spoIIIAB gene encoding stage III sporulation protein SpoIIIAB: protein MILKVIGSLIIILASSFLGYSFSRDCSKRPQELRALQTMLKMFENEIIFLSNILSDAFEKISRSNKSQAADFFRNTVEILKNEKSLNASDAWEKAVKNSIGKTSLNREDEEILVSFGRMLGSSDVEGQIKNIEMTVNQLKLQEYKAEEAKKKYETLYKTLGVLGGLTIVIVLV, encoded by the coding sequence ATGATACTTAAGGTTATAGGCAGTCTGATCATAATACTGGCTTCATCTTTCCTAGGATATTCATTTTCAAGAGACTGTTCAAAAAGGCCGCAGGAATTAAGAGCTTTACAGACAATGCTTAAAATGTTTGAAAATGAGATAATTTTTTTATCCAATATACTTTCTGATGCCTTTGAAAAGATCAGTAGAAGCAATAAATCTCAAGCAGCAGATTTTTTCAGAAATACAGTTGAAATTCTGAAAAATGAAAAAAGCTTGAATGCATCAGATGCTTGGGAAAAGGCTGTAAAAAATTCCATAGGGAAAACTTCGCTAAACAGGGAGGATGAAGAAATCCTTGTCTCCTTCGGCAGAATGCTTGGTAGTTCAGATGTGGAGGGGCAGATAAAAAATATCGAGATGACCGTAAACCAATTAAAGCTACAGGAATATAAGGCAGAGGAAGCAAAAAAGAAATATGAGACCCTGTATAAAACCCTTGGTGTGCTTGGGGGTCTGACAATTGTAATAGTTTTAGTTTAG
- the spoIIIAF gene encoding stage III sporulation protein AF — MVDFIRSWVFNVVTLVIFIVLIEILTPSGKTKKFISLVSGFILLVAILNPLLGIFDKGVDLKDIRISDSNFIDKQEIETSSKILNESQTKQIIKAYRKKLIGQLEDCTADIKGVSGVKADVLINEDINSKSFGEIKRAYFVLVPGEKNEAIKPVAKVGRIQIKMGEEAEKTSVPVDGETKKQIESRVNKIFGLEKENVVITVQENR, encoded by the coding sequence ATGGTTGATTTTATACGCTCATGGGTTTTTAATGTGGTGACGTTAGTTATTTTCATTGTACTTATTGAAATTCTCACACCTTCAGGGAAAACCAAAAAGTTTATTAGCCTGGTTTCAGGCTTCATACTTTTAGTAGCAATACTAAACCCGCTTCTGGGAATATTCGATAAGGGGGTGGATCTAAAAGATATCAGAATATCTGACAGTAATTTTATTGACAAACAGGAAATAGAAACAAGCAGCAAAATCTTAAATGAGAGTCAGACAAAACAAATTATCAAAGCCTACAGAAAAAAACTTATCGGGCAGTTGGAAGACTGTACTGCAGATATCAAAGGCGTTTCAGGCGTCAAGGCGGATGTATTAATAAACGAGGATATAAATTCGAAAAGCTTCGGAGAAATAAAAAGAGCATATTTTGTTCTCGTTCCTGGTGAAAAAAATGAAGCTATAAAGCCGGTGGCAAAAGTAGGGAGAATTCAGATAAAAATGGGGGAGGAGGCGGAAAAAACTAGTGTACCGGTTGACGGAGAAACTAAAAAACAGATAGAAAGCAGAGTAAATAAGATATTTGGACTGGAAAAGGAGAATGTTGTAATTACTGTGCAGGAAAACAGATGA
- the spoIIIAA gene encoding stage III sporulation protein AA, whose amino-acid sequence MNTKEKNFKNQSSVEKDILPFLSYNIRSILTQINQNKTDCFEEIRLRAEKPLMIQGSNIDWFVDKDGKLTEKADNPYIVGQEDIVKTLELMSENSIYAYQEEIRSGFITLKGGHRVGICGKAVIEGNYVKNIKDISGMNIRLSKEISGCSSGIIRFILDSNKSVYNTLIVSPPQCGKTTILRDIARTISDGTLSFKGLKVGIVDERSEIAACYRGIPQNNVGVRTDVLDGCPKTVGMSMMLRSMSPQVMITDEIGNQGDKEAVMKVINAGIKIITTAHGYNISELKTRQEVLSLIEEGIFERYIVLSRAKGPGTLEEIIEGNSMKMIYGRDTL is encoded by the coding sequence TTGAATACAAAGGAAAAAAATTTTAAAAATCAATCATCTGTAGAAAAGGATATTTTGCCCTTCCTTTCATATAATATCCGAAGTATTCTAACACAAATAAACCAGAATAAGACAGACTGCTTTGAAGAAATCCGTTTACGGGCGGAGAAGCCTTTGATGATACAAGGATCAAATATCGATTGGTTTGTAGACAAGGATGGGAAACTGACTGAAAAAGCAGATAACCCTTATATTGTTGGACAAGAAGATATTGTTAAAACTCTGGAACTTATGAGTGAGAATTCTATTTACGCGTATCAGGAGGAAATAAGAAGTGGTTTTATAACGTTAAAGGGCGGACATAGAGTGGGTATTTGTGGCAAAGCTGTTATTGAAGGGAATTATGTAAAGAATATTAAAGACATATCAGGTATGAATATAAGGCTTTCAAAAGAAATTTCAGGATGTTCTTCCGGAATAATCAGATTCATATTGGATAGTAACAAAAGTGTATATAACACGTTGATTGTTTCACCTCCCCAGTGCGGAAAGACAACCATATTAAGGGATATTGCCAGGACTATCAGTGATGGGACGCTTAGTTTCAAGGGTCTGAAAGTAGGGATTGTGGACGAACGATCTGAAATTGCCGCCTGTTATAGGGGAATACCTCAAAACAATGTAGGAGTGAGGACGGATGTGCTTGACGGCTGTCCTAAAACTGTGGGTATGTCCATGATGCTGCGGTCAATGTCTCCTCAGGTAATGATAACAGATGAAATAGGCAATCAGGGTGATAAGGAAGCTGTAATGAAAGTAATAAATGCAGGTATTAAAATAATTACCACAGCCCATGGATACAACATATCTGAATTGAAGACCCGCCAGGAAGTGCTGAGTCTTATTGAAGAAGGGATATTTGAGAGATATATTGTACTTAGCCGTGCAAAAGGGCCGGGAACTCTTGAGGAGATTATTGAGGGGAACTCAATGAAAATGATTTATGGGAGAGATACATTATGA
- the spoIIIAE gene encoding stage III sporulation protein AE — protein MVNRYKRRFRLLVFVVMLLTTFILMVSLTYAEEQSEAEKSQVNDSGITGEILDQQVESSNIEKIQGEMNKHSNEGVREIIPDYDPQRIVSDALKGKFEFSFSGFFNAIMKYVFKELYFNVDVLIKLIILVIFCAILRNLQTSFLSESVGELAFYACYIVLVSVMIISLDTALDLGRDIIDKMVSFMHASIPVLITLLVSGGNFTSAGIFQPILIVIVEISATVIRNVFLPLIFLSVILSVVDNISDKIQVSRLAQFLKQVSGWALGLILTVFIGVISIQGSLGAVVDGVTSKTAKFAIGALIPVAGKYLADAADAVVGCTLLIKNAAGIATMIGIIAICIVPLLKIFVLLLLYRITCILIEPIAEKRITNCINEMAGSLTFIFGLVAAVSFMFLISITVIISASNISTMIR, from the coding sequence ATGGTTAATAGATACAAAAGACGATTCAGGTTACTTGTTTTTGTGGTTATGTTACTAACCACATTCATATTAATGGTATCTTTGACATATGCTGAAGAACAATCTGAAGCAGAAAAGTCTCAGGTTAACGATTCTGGCATAACTGGTGAAATTCTTGACCAGCAGGTGGAAAGCAGTAATATTGAAAAGATTCAAGGAGAGATGAACAAACACTCAAATGAGGGAGTAAGAGAGATAATACCTGATTATGATCCGCAGAGAATTGTGAGTGATGCACTAAAAGGGAAGTTTGAGTTCAGTTTTTCCGGCTTTTTCAATGCCATAATGAAATATGTCTTTAAAGAACTATACTTTAATGTGGATGTATTGATCAAACTTATTATTTTGGTAATCTTCTGTGCTATCCTACGGAATCTGCAAACATCATTCCTCAGTGAAAGTGTCGGGGAACTTGCTTTTTATGCCTGCTATATAGTACTTGTATCGGTAATGATTATCAGCCTTGATACAGCTTTGGATCTAGGCAGGGATATAATTGACAAAATGGTAAGTTTCATGCACGCCTCAATACCCGTACTGATAACCCTCCTGGTTTCAGGCGGAAATTTTACTTCAGCGGGTATTTTCCAGCCGATATTGATTGTGATTGTTGAGATATCGGCAACGGTAATCCGTAATGTTTTTCTTCCATTGATTTTTCTTTCAGTAATATTATCTGTAGTTGACAATATTTCGGACAAGATTCAGGTATCCAGGCTGGCACAATTTTTGAAACAAGTCAGTGGATGGGCTCTTGGACTGATACTTACAGTATTCATAGGAGTGATATCGATACAGGGTTCGCTGGGGGCAGTAGTAGATGGGGTTACAAGCAAGACAGCAAAATTTGCAATCGGAGCATTGATTCCTGTAGCCGGAAAATACCTGGCAGATGCAGCAGATGCGGTTGTTGGTTGTACTTTATTAATAAAAAATGCTGCGGGTATTGCGACTATGATAGGCATAATAGCCATTTGCATCGTACCGCTCCTAAAAATTTTTGTATTACTGCTCTTATACAGAATTACTTGTATTCTTATAGAACCCATTGCAGAAAAGCGGATTACCAATTGTATAAATGAAATGGCCGGCTCACTGACCTTTATTTTCGGTCTGGTTGCAGCAGTATCTTTCATGTTTCTTATTTCCATAACTGTAATAATAAGCGCAAGCAACATAAGTACAATGATCAGATAA
- the pknB gene encoding Stk1 family PASTA domain-containing Ser/Thr kinase — translation MEGQILGNRYELMEKIGGGGMALVYKAKCQLLNRYVAVKILRPEFTNDEEFVKRFRIEAQSAASLSHPNIVSIYDVGHDGDVHYIIMEYIDGITLKEYIQQKGVLGWKEAVNISIQICSAIETAHRNHIVHRDIKPHNILLTREGIAKVTDFGIARAVSSSTITMVGSTIGSVHYFSPEQARGGFIDEKSDLYSMGIALYEMVTGRVPFDGETPVAIALKHIQDEAVQPVGIDAGIPIGVNEIIMKAIKKDQNKRYQSASEFLGDLYKVLKEPLGGFVVENSIESSPTRRVQAISEENLIKKEEYLIKDRVEETAKKGKKDDKLTYWLAGITSVIIMVIFIVIGYKIVMPVVTGDSEKNNFKMEYYVGQNIETVESKLIEAGIKDIIIKEEASESIEKGLIISQSPDKDTPLKVDGFHKIEFVVSKGPDLIKLSDFKGKDPRDVETDLQTMGLEYTEVLENSDTIAEGRVTRSNPGPDGEVRKGDTVTVYVSKGPEEKLTKVPNLIGRTQKEAIRLLLGAKLAIGDTFPEEGSNFEAKIVKQNPTADSTAKEGDAVDIYFETDTGSQDTQQVFSISLPNPDEYKDRVRVLIEITPSDTGTPKVIFNQEKNKSEFPFDLQIPIPAGGSTKVVLHLDDKPPSEFTMR, via the coding sequence ATGGAAGGTCAAATTCTGGGAAATAGATATGAATTGATGGAGAAGATCGGTGGCGGCGGAATGGCTTTAGTTTATAAAGCTAAATGCCAGCTGCTTAACAGATATGTTGCAGTGAAAATCCTTAGGCCTGAATTTACAAATGATGAAGAATTTGTAAAAAGGTTTCGTATAGAAGCTCAGTCAGCAGCGAGTTTATCACATCCCAACATAGTTTCTATTTATGATGTAGGACATGATGGAGATGTTCACTATATCATAATGGAATATATTGACGGTATTACTCTTAAGGAGTATATACAGCAGAAGGGTGTACTAGGCTGGAAAGAAGCAGTCAATATATCCATACAGATTTGCTCGGCAATAGAGACAGCGCATAGAAATCATATAGTGCACAGGGACATAAAGCCACATAATATCCTACTTACAAGGGAAGGTATTGCAAAAGTAACTGACTTCGGTATAGCAAGGGCTGTTTCATCTTCTACAATTACAATGGTAGGGAGCACGATCGGTTCAGTTCACTATTTTTCACCTGAGCAGGCAAGAGGCGGTTTTATTGATGAAAAGTCTGATCTTTACTCAATGGGAATAGCTTTGTATGAAATGGTAACAGGAAGAGTTCCTTTTGACGGGGAAACTCCTGTTGCAATTGCATTGAAGCATATACAGGACGAGGCAGTTCAGCCCGTAGGTATTGATGCAGGCATACCTATTGGTGTCAATGAAATTATTATGAAGGCAATTAAGAAAGACCAAAATAAACGTTACCAGAGTGCTTCAGAGTTTTTAGGCGATCTGTATAAGGTTCTGAAAGAGCCTTTAGGAGGGTTTGTTGTAGAGAATAGTATTGAAAGCTCCCCTACAAGGCGCGTTCAAGCCATTAGCGAGGAAAATCTTATTAAGAAGGAAGAATATCTGATCAAAGATAGGGTAGAGGAAACTGCAAAAAAAGGGAAAAAAGACGATAAACTGACCTATTGGCTTGCGGGGATTACTTCTGTCATTATTATGGTAATTTTTATCGTTATCGGCTATAAGATAGTTATGCCTGTAGTTACCGGTGATAGTGAGAAGAATAATTTTAAAATGGAATATTATGTAGGACAAAACATTGAAACTGTCGAATCAAAGTTAATTGAGGCAGGTATAAAGGATATTATTATAAAGGAAGAAGCCAGTGAAAGTATAGAAAAAGGGTTAATCATCTCCCAAAGTCCGGATAAGGATACACCATTGAAGGTAGATGGCTTTCACAAGATCGAATTTGTTGTAAGTAAAGGTCCTGATCTTATAAAACTATCGGATTTCAAGGGGAAGGATCCGAGGGATGTTGAAACCGATCTGCAAACTATGGGGCTTGAATACACAGAAGTTCTGGAAAACAGTGATACAATAGCTGAAGGCAGAGTAACAAGGTCAAACCCCGGTCCGGATGGTGAAGTCAGAAAGGGCGATACAGTAACGGTATATGTCAGTAAAGGCCCCGAAGAAAAACTAACTAAGGTCCCTAATCTGATTGGGAGGACACAGAAAGAAGCGATAAGACTTCTTCTGGGTGCAAAGCTTGCCATAGGGGATACTTTTCCTGAGGAGGGAAGTAATTTTGAAGCGAAAATAGTCAAGCAGAACCCTACTGCCGACTCGACAGCAAAGGAAGGGGATGCCGTAGATATCTATTTTGAAACCGATACCGGCTCACAAGATACACAGCAGGTATTCTCCATAAGCTTGCCAAATCCTGATGAATACAAAGACAGGGTGAGAGTGTTGATTGAGATTACTCCTTCTGACACTGGTACGCCAAAGGTTATATTCAATCAGGAAAAAAACAAGAGTGAGTTTCCCTTTGATTTGCAAATACCCATTCCTGCGGGAGGGTCTACCAAGGTAGTGTTACACCTGGATGACAAGCCTCCTTCAGAGTTTACTATGCGTTAA
- the spoIIIAD gene encoding stage III sporulation protein AD — translation MEILQIVGLGIVASVLIVVLKAQKPEMAVQVSIITGVIVFVLIAGKISAVIGLLDSYTRKAHIDFEYFTTLLKIIGIAYIAEFGAEVCKDAGESSIASKIELAAKVIIIVIAVPIITSLLDLIIKIMP, via the coding sequence GTGGAAATACTACAGATTGTTGGGTTAGGTATAGTTGCTTCTGTACTGATAGTAGTATTGAAGGCACAAAAACCGGAAATGGCAGTCCAGGTCAGCATAATAACAGGCGTAATTGTTTTTGTTCTTATTGCCGGAAAAATCTCTGCTGTTATAGGACTCCTGGACAGTTATACCAGAAAAGCACATATCGATTTTGAATACTTTACTACATTGCTGAAAATTATTGGAATAGCATATATCGCGGAGTTCGGAGCTGAAGTATGCAAGGATGCGGGAGAGAGCTCAATAGCATCTAAAATAGAACTGGCAGCAAAAGTCATCATTATTGTAATTGCTGTACCAATAATAACTTCACTGCTGGATCTTATCATAAAAATAATGCCATAA
- the spoIIIAC gene encoding stage III sporulation protein AC translates to MGIDLIFRIAAIGILVAILNQVLIRSGREEIAMMTTITGLLVVLAMVAKEIVGLFNTVRTLFQF, encoded by the coding sequence ATGGGGATAGATTTGATTTTCAGAATAGCGGCAATAGGCATATTGGTTGCCATATTGAATCAAGTGCTGATCAGATCAGGCAGGGAGGAAATTGCAATGATGACTACTATAACCGGGCTGCTTGTTGTTCTTGCTATGGTTGCAAAAGAGATTGTAGGACTGTTCAATACTGTCAGAACACTCTTTCAATTTTAA